ACCTATGCAGTCCTTGTCATTGTTGTTGATCCGAACACCAGTGAACCAAAAATGCTACAGATACATTGCATCCAAATCAATAGATCATTGATCTGGACCTAATGGACCGACCACACTGGATTCACTATCATTTCATTACGTTATTGGCAGCCTTTTTATTGTTAATTGATATACAAAGCTCTATTatcatgtgtatttgtgtaccTGCACTTGGAGAGTATAAACATGTCTTGGTGATAAAAGAAAGCAGCTGCTTACAtaaatttgtgtattttttgagtGTTTGGTTGCTTTATATCTGTCTGTTCTCTCACCGCGAGCTTGGCTAGCGACATGAAGCCCATAAGGTTGTTCCACACGCGGCTAATGTccttcagcagctgctgcagcttctcagagCACACAGCTGTCGCTTTGATGCCCAGCTCCACACGCCTTGTGACGCGATACACTTCCACCACACctgacagatgaaaaaaaaacaaaaaacaaaaacacacaagcacaaacatcataaaaacatatttagttgctgtttttgcactggttttttttttagtcactCACTGTGACATGTTTGCTACTCACAGCTCATTAAaaccagaaaaacacaatatgGGAGTGGGACCTTGTCAGACCAGGCAGTGATAAGCCATCGCACCAGAGCTCGTTTTAATCttgtcctctctgtccttcagAGGGTGTAAAGTCACACGCAGGGCTCTTTAACAGGCTCTCGTACCCACTACGCAGTAAGTCCTGgcttgtgtattgtgtgtgggtgtgtgtgtgtgtgtgattcctCACCCAGCAGGTACTCCATGCCCTGAGCAGACTGGATgacctcagtgcagacagaggAGCTGCTGATGCCATTCAGGGTGTTGTTGGCTTTGGTGATTACCTGCAGGTGGGAAGAGAGCAGCCAGCATTAGCGATGTTTTTgctcatcataatcatcattattatacCAACATTTTTGTCATATGTATAAATTCTGCCAGAGAGTGTAATGTCttatgttggtgtttttgtgaGATGCCTTGctaacaaaataaagaaatagacTAGTTTTGGACCAAGACACAGCTGCCCATACTTATTTTCTAAGATTCACTTCTGGGAACTTGCAACTATgcaaataataaagataaagtgTTCTTTCCAATATAAATCAGGGGtcaacaaacaaatatatcCAAAACCTACATGATAAGAAAAAGGTCCTTCGGTTTAACAGTGggttgaaaataaaatctgtgcCTTCTGGTTATCTTTAATAATTCTACTCCATGTGTACAGCCACTCTCACAATAAAGTCTTGCTATGGGACAGGGTCAGACACaggacacaaacaaatacaaacctCCAGAGCACTTTCCAGACACCTCTGCCACTCGTATGCGTAGCGCTCGCTCTCCTggaacaacacaacacagaattATCTCAAATGAACACAAAGGCAAAGCAGAACAGAATAAGTAGCAGTGTGAGGAGTAGCAGCTTTTAACAGTCCTGAGTGCTGCGCTGAAATCTGGTCATTAATGACATGGGGTGCAGTTAGCCAAGCCGGGACCGCctcacctccacctccccagTCAGGTCCTTGTACTTGTCCCTGATGACAGGCAGGGCGGGCTTCTCGCTCAAGGTGCTGGATCGGTCTCTGAAGGGCTGCTCTGGAGCTGGAGATGGGGGGGAACGCCCGATCTCCTTCTCGCCCAAACTGTGACTGCGTTTATGTGAGCCTGAGGCGaagacaggagagaggaggaagatggatAATGTTAGggaaaaccaaaaaacacaaactttttttttttatttcagcaacCCAATAGCGATGACTCATTTTGAGATATGCACCTGTTTGTTTGCAATCATTATACTTCCATTCTGTTTTGGTTAATTCCTCCAGGACAAGAACGGCATGAGTAAATACTTAATTTGTGACAAACAATAATTACGAACAAAACAGAGGCACAAATATGCAGGTATGAATTATTCATAGGGGCTCATAGACGGACAAATCCTGGCAGGGTACCACAACAAACATGGGCACAAACACATGCTAAACCCAGACTATTCCAGTGGGGCTGGCAGttagtgcatgtgtgagtgaggGTTGCCCAGACACAGGTaatttaccccccccccccccccccccaacccaaCTCCTCCACCACCCACAGACACATGCGTCGTAGCTCCTCTCTCACCCCCCACATAACCAAAAAGCCCCACTATGATCAGATTACTGTTCCACTGGGCAAAGAAGAGTAAGTAAAGCCCTCCTCTTTACACAAATTAAATCCAACAGTGGGAGATAAATCTATGGGGTAAATGGGCTTTTATCACAGTGCAGGAAACGCTAATAAATTATTCGTGGAACATAACACCAGCAAACAGCGGTTAAAAAATGAACAGCCTTTAAGTGGATATGGTTAATTTCTGCTCATGGGTTTGCTGGCCTCTGCTAATCCATCTCACTAGTCACTGCCATTAGAGCAGGCTGTCATCTCAACACTGCCATCTAATGTCTCGCAGCTTTACTGCAGATCTGATGAGCCTGGTATGAGGGGTGGGGTGGACAAAGATGCTCCAAGGGTTAGTGTTGCTGTgctgttatgtttttaaatttaacaaCATGTCATGTTTGGTTGCTATTTAGatatttagagctgaaacaattagtcggTTAATCAGTTAGTCAGCTACAACGATTCTGGTTATCAATTCATGGTTTATGTAATTTActaagcaaaaatgtcaaacatttgttgGTTACAGCTTCTCAGATTTAAAgacttgctgttttttttaagtttagtAACATTCTAACTTGAGCATCTTTCGActttttgtcagacaaaacCAGCAAGTGGGTTGGGTTCTTTGAAATTGTGATGTGgattttttcactcttttctcatattttctggacaaaatgaatcaatttagcaagaaaataatcaagagTTTAACACAATTGGCAGAATTGAAGTCACATGAGTTGACTCACCTTGAACAGACAAGTCAAAGGTTGCCAGTTCGTTCTTTATCATCTCCTCACTGGACTTGACTTTGGGCTGAGCACTGGCTTTGAGGAAGTCAGACTTGCCAAACTTTGGCTTGTCTCCCTGGAAGGCACCAAACTCATCAGGGGCTTCACTTTGGTTGCCCTCAGAGCCCGCCTCCGCAGTGGCGGCGGGTGAGTCAGACTTCTCAGAAACAGTACTTGCAAAGTCCCCAAAGTCGTCTTCGTCATCAGCACGGCCTTGGTCACCAGAGCCAAAGTCAGCGAAGGCTTCAAACTTGTCATCTGCGGATGAGGCATCCTCGGCGGGGAAGGAGGTGGTGATCTTTGTTACAGAGCTGCTTGTGATGTTTTCAGTGCTGCCAAAGGTCAGCTCCTTCCTCTGTGTCGGGACTAAAGATGGAGGGGCTGCCCCTTCCAAGCCCTGTGGCTTTCTGACCTCACCGGGAAGACTTTCCTCCCGGTCTGACCAGTCATAGCTGGCCAGGGTGCTGAGGGCCGATGTCCCAAATGGGTCAAATTTCATGTCGTCTCCTTCTGTAATGACAACACAGACATACCAGTGGTTCCTAGGAATAGCACATATGCTGTCATGATAGTTGGTAGATTAATGAGTCTGCATGAGGGACTAAAATTTCTGTCAAATTATCACTTTGTCACCTATCTACAGTTCAAGTGATCTCTCGTTTCTTCCAATGATAACAATGATAACGTTTATTATATTCTAATCCAATATGGTTACTCAGGATTTTCCACAGATAACACTTTCCGTTGGAAGAAATAGTTTGTATGAAAACAGATGACCTTGGATTATCTATAGTAACCTGAAAATAGTTTTTGGAAACATATTTATGTTAGTTTTTGAAATGCCATTTCTAAATCCTGTGAGCACCCCAAATGAAATTCCATTCTCATCCAATGTACTGGAGTGGAGGCCGTGATCTCACAGATACCTCAAATTcttgacaaataaaacaaaaactatctTCTTGGCTAGATATTACTAtataagtgagaaaatatatttttttgtaattcgACTTTGTAACTTTAGTGGCATCTTGTGTAGCATCATTTATGCTGTATTGTCAGTTGTGGCAAGAATGAGATCAGACATATTGTAAAGGACCCCTATCACTATATTTTGTATTGAATGATGGGAAAAGAAGTTCTGCAATACACTGGCAATCACATGTGTCAttattcaacacatttataatgGCAGCTGCATTGTAATTATACTAGCAACTGACtaatttgtgttgttgtgaCCAATGTGACATTGGAGTAATCATTTCTCCAACTCACATTTTTGGGAATTATCTTTAATAAATGATCTCACACATGCTAAACGAATTGTTATAcatttgtgttgatgtttatgAGAAGGAGATTACTGCTATCATCTAGTAGCAGACAATTGTTCTACTGTTGCTGTGTGATAATActagtttttcctcatttgtgGCAAACAGCTTTCCTTACAATAATTGGACATCTCTTTATACCGAAGGCAACAAGGATTTCATCTCATGACAGGCGTTCTACCAACATCAATAAAAGATCTTTCCTGTCACTacatctgttctgtttttttttaatctgtgttgTGCTGACAGAACACAGTTGGTGATCAATTTCATCATGTCTAATACTATCTGACAGAGCTTTATACAGCTTGCACACATTTGTCTCAGTATTCAGGTCTACCTCTCaatttctctcacacactcacaaacacacaaaacgaCCTTGCTGAAACCTTCCTATTTTGCGTAGCAGAACCTTCTGACACAAAAAGCAATTTGTGAAATTGACAAGGATCTAGCGCTGGAGGCCGTGTGTCATTAGATTATTTTATGGCCTCtcaagaaaggaaaggaggaaataaGACGGTACGCATTTCAGCAATACCAACAGTAATATTTATTACGACAACATgagtagagagaaagagagaaaggtcACAAAGTACTGTGAAAGAGCTCTATCATTACAAGAGGTTTGTCAAACTAACACTTGTAAAATTAGATTTCAGTCATTTAGAATACAAGGGCATGCAGAGtcaggaaaaaaggaagaaaacaaacagcgaAAAGGTAAAACAAAGATAATCTGAGGATATAGAAGCAGAAACCAGAATGAGAAGGCACATTCACAGACTAAAATCAGTAATTCTGAGGAGATGACAAATTTGTTTAACTATTAGGATGTAAAAGcaacaggttgttttttttgtttttttcttggaaaAGATTTGAATACAGAACACTTGAAAAGCCTGGTTGAAAAGATAATTCAAAGAACAAGCTCAAGGCAGGAAGCATTAACCCTTTGAGGACCTGTGGGGGAAATTGGTAGAGTGTCCCAAAATCAATGCTTGTTTGAGAAGATGCGTATAAACTGCACTTTAAGGACCAGTGAGGCGTTAATAGCCACAAATGAAGccatatttatgtatttagtCAATTATGAATTAAGATTTAAGTCCTGGTGTTTATTCTGACAGCAAAAATAAGCGGATGAGATCACAACATCTGATTAATCTGCATGTAAACATGATCTTGTTCAAGCACTCAAAGGgttacagaaaacaaagagggCCATCCTTACACCTGACACCCCAGAAAGGGCCTTAATTACATCCAATCACAGAtgcaaaaaaacagatttaaagagACAGTATCCTTTTTCTCTTGCTACAGTGATTGTTTGTCAAAGCAGGCTAATGTGCACAAACTCTTATGATCTCCTAAATAATAGCACATCATTATTACCCAAGACAACAATGTTTAGCTTGGAATGTTAACCTAAACTATTTTAGTGAAcattacttacttactaaaTACTGAAGgctacatttaatttacatagttGGCAAATCACAACAAGATCAAGGAGTCTTTCTAGTCTCAAAATAAGAGCTCATATTCCTGTAATAAAAATACACTATTAAATCTGTATGTATACATTTttccttcaataaaaacaacttgTAATACTGTTATGCATAAAATGGTATCTTGTATTATGTTCTTGTCAATTTCACAAATTGAAAAGGCAGGCACACTGCAGCAAAAAGCAAGGCAGGAAGGGTAATACTAACTTCATTATGTTCTCAGAGATCCGGACTGTAGAGCCACACATGATGAATTCATGCTATCACAGATAacggtgaaaatgaaaaaaacaaacaaaacaaaaaaaaactgattccTTTTGTGCTCCAGACTCAAAAGGAACCTCACAAAAGAAATACTGTCTCTTTAAGATTACGTGAAGTACGTACATGTCCAGAAACACAGTGCAAAGCATGGTGAGGTGCTCAAACTGCTCGGCCTGCTACACTTTTAAGAACAGGTTCGTCCTACAGTTCTCCGAGAACAAGAACATCGGATAAATAAGGGGTGAAAGGGAAATGTGGAGCAGCCGTTACAGTGGCATAAAAGCTTCTTGGGAATGTATTGATGTTATACTGGGCAACGTCTTTGCCCGATCAGTGGTAGCCTAACTGTTTTGCTGCAGCTCCATGAACTGTTGTTTGAACACATCGTCTTACTTTCTCAATACAGAGGGGCCTGTTTGGGTTAAACCAGAACTCGGCCGCTGTACAGAAACTGAAATAAGGCAATGAGGATGTTTACATTTATGATTTCTTctagtcaaaaaaaaaaaaagcagttatCAGTTCCTTGGATGAAATGATATGATGGTATACTTGTGACCATTTGTTCAACTGATAATTAACTGATATGTTGTTACTGTTGTCAGGTGAAGACTTCGTCAACTTGttgtactttaaaaaaaaaaaaaaggaaatcacaAAAGTCTAAGTTGCAAGGCTTTCACCAGACAACAATTACACGCATCGTGTTACACTTATGAATGGTCTTGTGAATGATTGCTGTGAAACATGAACCGTGACGTGGAAGGTGAGATGCTCGATGAAAAAATGATGAGcactggagaggaggagagggagcgcTGACGTGGACGTCACCTGATTGTTACGGAAATGGGTCTCGATTTACTTTTAATAAAAGGACCCGACAACAGGTGAGTCTTGTTTTTAGGTAAACTTTAACTCCACTTTCATGGACGTGAGGTAGGGGATAAAAAGCCGACACGCTATCATGGAAATATCTCATAACTAGAGGGCTATTTGATCCAAATAATACTGCATGGCTAGGCTGAAAATACTGCAGGGTATTACAATAACCGACAGACATTAAGACGCAAACACTCACATCCAAACACTGATCTGAAAACTGCACTGCATCCAGCTGTAATGTGCCTCACATCTCGACTCTGTCTGTGACACGATTCACTGTTGCATGCTAAAATGTCTTATTCACGTTTTCAGCTAatcaaaattatattatttgGTTTATTCAGCACAAACCAAATGTCGACAGTTAAAAAGGTGAATGATAGTTTACAGATAATGCCACTAGTAAACTGCGGCCTATTGTGCCAAAGCTGTGATTAGAATAAACAAAgattaataataaacaaagtcaCCGTTACGCCTTCCTGTACTTGACAGTATTCAGTTCAACCTTTCTGTTTGTGTCGCTCGATAtgtcagcaacacacacacacacacgcgcgcgcgcacacacacacacacaaacacacacacagagtccgGCCCATGGAGACAAAACGTACACTGCGATGTCTGCCACTGCAGTGTAGacacaactaacaggaagcTTATCCGAGTCACACAGACACCAGCCGGGGACCTCGTCTATGAACTATGACTGCCAACACATTAAACCAGGCACTcatcatttgaaaataaatagaGATATGGGCCAGGACCTTTCTGTCATTACAATGAAataagcagagagggagggagggcaatatggaaagaaagaaagaaggaaggaactAAAggtttaaatatataaataaatatataaataaataaatgaatggataaataaataaataaatatcttgagatgtttgatgaaatGTAGAATGAATGATATGACGCATCTAATCTCATATTAAAGTCATGTAGTGTTCTGTCTGTCTTGAGTATTTAAacatattcaattcaattatgACTTGCCCTTTGATCCCGAGTTTGGTGGGCACTGACGAGGAGAGGCCACTGCTGGCCTTGGAATTACTAGTGTGTGTGACCGGACAGGGCCTCACCAGAGCAAACGCACTAGTTCCTCACCTGTAGCGGGGGGCTGGTGGGCCGAGAGACCCGGCAAGTCCAGAGAGCTGTCCGACATCACGTGCTTCAGGTCTCCGCCCATGTCCGAGAGCTTCATGTCCAGCTGCACTGACAGTGCATCCTCTGAGTCGTCTTTTCCCACACTGCTCCCCCCGATGGACGGGAGGTCGAGGGACTTGACGGAGGCGGAGTCCTCCTTGGCCTGTTTGAAAGCTGCCACCTTGTCCACCAGGGTCTTTTCTGAGGCACCGAGCGCTGTGCAGAACTTTGAGGACTGGAAGTCGGCAAAGTCGTCCGTGTCGCTCttgagagaagagaaggagcCTCCGCCGCTCTCCTTGGTGTCATCATAGGCCAGGCCTCCCTCCAgagacagctgtttaaacacGTCATATTTGTCTGAGCTCTGCTGAGGTCGCTGCTGAGTGGAGGTCTCGCCTTGGACCCCCGCGCTGCTCTCGCATTTAGGCTCCCCACCAGAACTGCCGAACGCCATGAAGTCAGCAAAGTCGTCCTGCGGCGCTGCCacagctcctcctgctgctgaagCTGGAGCGGCATCAGAAGAGGAGCCAAAGAGGGCaaagtcaccaaagtcatcagCCCCTCCCCCTGGGGGCTTAGCTCCACCTGGTAAGAGGACTAGAGAAGGGGGCACAGACACAGAGGGGAAGGTGCTAGGTTTTGTCTCGGCAGGGGCAGGAACAGAGGGAGCTATAGAAGAGAAAAGGTCCAGGTCTGCCATGTTGAGAGGGTTTTTGGGCTGAGAGAGAGATACtgctggctgttgctgctgttgtggtAATTGTTGTAAAGACTGAGAGTTGGGGAAAGCAGAAGGGAAAGCAGGCTGAAAGATCTTGGCTTGTTCTGATGGGTCTAGTGGAGAGACGCTGTCGGCGGTTTTAAAGTCTGTGAAGCCATCATCAGCGCTGACAGACTTGAAATCTGCAAATCCTTCCCCTGCGAACCAAAGAGAACAatttaagatatatatatatttttaaatatcatggCAGATAAGACATAATGGGATACAGACAAAAAGAATTCCTCAGCCATGACTCATGTCATTGTACAATCCTACAAGAAAGGAAGCGAGTGGATTAGTTATGACTGTGTCGCGTTGTGAATGTTCATGGTAAACTTGCAGTTTTCTGATTAACTGTGCTCCTTGGACTGCAGAGAACAGCACACATCACTGCACAAACAAAGCTACATCATCTAAAAGAGGCATACATCCCCACTACCATGCAATGAGCAGTTCAAACTGGAgcagaatatgaataatatgCCATTATGCAAAGAAATATCCATCTTAACAA
This is a stretch of genomic DNA from Thunnus albacares chromosome 6, fThuAlb1.1, whole genome shotgun sequence. It encodes these proteins:
- the synrg gene encoding synergin gamma isoform X5 translates to MALRPGSGGGSSFMYPVGGGLGPPQGMVPMQQQQQQQQQQGFPMVQVMQPNMQGMMGMNFGGQMPPGAMPMQGGMAIGMQTPGMQFLGQPQFMGMRPAGPQYTADMQKQMAEEHQKRLEQQQKMLEEDRKRRQFEEQKQKLRLLSSVKPKTGEKSRDDALEAIKGNLDGFSRDAKMHPTPSSQTKKPAGVGVYPQQEHIQPMMPTWVYNDSLVPEMFKKVLEVTMTPAGIDTAKLYPILMSSGLPREALGQIWASANRTTPGMLTKEELYTVLALIGVAQSGLPAMNVEILSQFPSPPVPNLPALAMAMAPVMPQHQQPMMAQPPVSMAMPTPAPPVMAMTPAAPAQAPTNTNFIASFPPAQATKTDDDDFQDFQEAPKPGAGDQAFTEFQGDSSASFPTSIASQHQNSAPAMLTPVSGSSSVSVTSSDKYAVFKQLSVDQPAEPTPPASDIGDKYSVFRQLEQPADKKPVGEGFADFKSVSADDGFTDFKTADSVSPLDPSEQAKIFQPAFPSAFPNSQSLQQLPQQQQQPAVSLSQPKNPLNMADLDLFSSIAPSVPAPAETKPSTFPSVSVPPSLVLLPGGAKPPGGGADDFGDFALFGSSSDAAPASAAGGAVAAPQDDFADFMAFGSSGGEPKCESSAGVQGETSTQQRPQQSSDKYDVFKQLSLEGGLAYDDTKESGGGSFSSLKSDTDDFADFQSSKFCTALGASEKTLVDKVAAFKQAKEDSASVKSLDLPSIGGSSVGKDDSEDALSVQLDMKLSDMGGDLKHVMSDSSLDLPGLSAHQPPATEGDDMKFDPFGTSALSTLASYDWSDREESLPGEVRKPQGLEGAAPPSLVPTQRKELTFGSTENITSSSVTKITTSFPAEDASSADDKFEAFADFGSGDQGRADDEDDFGDFASTVSEKSDSPAATAEAGSEGNQSEAPDEFGAFQGDKPKFGKSDFLKASAQPKVKSSEEMIKNELATFDLSVQGSHKRSHSLGEKEIGRSPPSPAPEQPFRDRSSTLSEKPALPVIRDKYKDLTGEVEESERYAYEWQRCLESALEVITKANNTLNGISSSSVCTEVIQSAQGMEYLLGVVEVYRVTRRVELGIKATAVCSEKLQQLLKDISRVWNNLMGFMSLAKLAPDESSLDFSSCILRHGIKNAKELACGVCLLNVDARSKAFNSETDNFKLLYGGHQYHASCANFWINCVEPKPPGLILPDLL
- the synrg gene encoding synergin gamma isoform X4; amino-acid sequence: MALRPGSGGGSSFMYPVGGGLGPPQGMVPMQQQQQQQQQQGFPMVQVMQPNMQGMMGMNFGGQMPPGAMPMQGGMAIGMQTPGMQFLGQPQFMGMRPAGPQYTADMQKQMAEEHQKRLEQQQKMLEEDRKRRQFEEQKQKLRLLSSVKPKTGEKSRDDALEAIKGNLDGFSRDAKMHPTPSSQTKKPAGVGVYPQQEHIQPMMPTWVYNDSLVPEMFKKVLEVTMTPAGIDTAKLYPILMSSGLPREALGQIWASANRTTPGMLTKEELYTVLALIGVAQSGLPAMNVEILSQFPSPPVPNLPALAMAMAPVMPQHQQPMMAQPPVSMAMPTPAPPVMAMTPAAPAQAPTNTNFIASFPPAQATKTDDDDFQDFQEAPKPGAGDQAFTEFQGDSSASFPTSIASQHQNSAPAMLTPVSGSSSVSVTSSDKYAVFKQLSVDQPAEPTPPASDIGDKYSVFRQLEQPADKKPVGEGFADFKSVSADDGFTDFKTADSVSPLDPSEQAKIFQPAFPSAFPNSQSLQQLPQQQQQPAVSLSQPKNPLNMADLDLFSSIAPSVPAPAETKPSTFPSVSVPPSLVLLPGGAKPPGGGADDFGDFALFGSSSDAAPASAAGGAVAAPQDDFADFMAFGSSGGEPKCESSAGVQGETSTQQRPQQSSDKYDVFKQLSLEGGLAYDDTKESGGGSFSSLKSDTDDFADFQSSKFCTALGASEKTLVDKVAAFKQAKEDSASVKSLDLPSIGGSSVGKDDSEDALSVQLDMKLSDMGGDLKHVMSDSSLDLPGLSAHQPPATEGDDMKFDPFGTSALSTLASYDWSDREESLPGEVRKPQGLEGAAPPSLVPTQRKELTFGSTENITSSSVTKITTSFPAEDASSADDKFEAFADFGSGDQGRADDEDDFGDFASTVSEKSDSPAATAEAGSEGNQSEAPDEFGAFQGDKPKFGKSDFLKASAQPKVKSSEEMIKNELATFDLSVQGSHKRSHSLGEKEIGRSPPSPAPEQPFRDRSSTLSEKPALPVIRDKYKDLTGEVEESERYAYEWQRCLESALEVITKANNTLNGISSSSVCTEVIQSAQGMEYLLGVVEVYRVTRRVELGIKATAVCSEKLQQLLKDISRVWNNLMGFMSLAKLAPDESSLDFSSCILRHGIKNAKELACGVCLLNVDARSKNKEESSFGRLFKRALTKDNDRKLRAFNSETDNFKLLYGGHQYHASCANFWINCVEPKPPGLILPDLL